The following coding sequences are from one Humulus lupulus chromosome X, drHumLupu1.1, whole genome shotgun sequence window:
- the LOC133806541 gene encoding altered inheritance of mitochondria protein 3-like produces the protein MSADIVSYHGGDGGGQDPTDPSRIPSTCESDRPARRKGRGPASNVNIEKRRRDAGKPLELQRDPATDKVVGTEHQAFVRQLSTEVTLILPGHYLDFKDVPQQYKDQVVQKMKYYYNIDGHPEPERVMGTLYTEMRKRYSERKNIRHSHFLKYYSGNPNDLDSALNAIPDLCSKESWKEIVDLFLSPKFIERSTQNKKNRKEMKYLSTQGSKSMAAIRNEYDEPDEHAIDAWKDTHIKKSTKTWVSETCKELHEQMTQEMERQNIQSSRSGSESASSEGSTAKSIQYKVMDKVLGSRSDYQIGVGYRSKGKGKKSASSSTSRSSSQTQSQVPTNVTPEMMGVLAEMWVKMRDKVESGNFQTDSSLHDPRYESLLQQFLPSQQQGSTSNQSPGMSSMPQQPQQNSPNISGGSSQSPLFNYMFGLSSQFPQTQPMGSQFGGLPQQQQQQQQPMYGQFGPFMQQQPVYPHYGGSTQQPVYNQQYYTSPNQQQQQSPLICPQPRPYYPSPPAPQSHEGLSRSTNTEDFLNDTFDEDNNN, from the exons ATGTCAGCTGATATAGTATCATATCAcggtggagatggtggtggtcaagACCCCACAGATCCTAGCAGGATACCCTCaacttgcgagtcag atCGTCCTGCAAGAAGGAAGGGACGTGGCCCTGCCAGTAATGTTAATATTGAAAAACGAAGGCGGGATGCTGGCAAACCACTTGAATTGCAACGTGATCCGGCGACAGACAAAGTGGTTGGTACTGAGCACCAAGCTTTTGTTCGTCAATTGAGTACTGAAGTTACATTAATATTGCCGGGACATTATTTAGATTTTAAAGATGTTCCTCAGCAATATAAAGACCAGGTCGTTCAAAAGATgaag tattactataatatcgaTGGGCATCCAGAACCTGAAAGAGTTATGGGAACTCTGTATACGgagatgcgcaaaagatattcAGAGAGAAAGAATATTAGGCATTCTCATTTCCTAAAATATTATTCTGGAAATCCGAATGATTTGGATAGTGCTCTCAATGCTATTCCTGACTTGTGCTCGAAGGAGAGTTGGAAAGAAATCGTCGATTTGTTTCTGAGCCCAAAATTTATAGAGCGATCCACGCAGAACAAGAAAAATAGAAAGGAAATGAAGTATTTGTCGACGCAAGGCTCTAAATCAATGGCAGCGATCCGTAACGAATAT GATGAACCTGATGAGCATGCTATTGATGCTTGGAAAGATACTCATATAAAAAAATCTACGAAGACTTGGGTTAGCGAAACTTGCAAAGAACTACAT GAACAAATGACCCAAGAGATGGAGAGACAAAATATTCAAAGTAGTCGGTCAGGTTCTGAATCTGCTTCTAGTGAAGGTTCTACTGctaaatcaatacagtataaggtTATGGATAAAGTTCTTGGCTCGAGGTCTGATTATCAAATAGGAGTGGGATACAGGTctaaaggcaaagggaagaaaTCAGCATCTAGCTCCACAAGTCGAAGTTCAAGCCAAACTCAGTCACAAGTTCCTACTAATGTGACTCCAGAGATGATGGGAGTTTTGGCTGAGATGTGGGTTAAGATGCGTGATAAGGTCGAGTCAGGAAATTTTCAGACTGATTCTTCTCTCCATGACCCACGCTATGAAAGTTTATTGCAGCAGTTCTTACCTTCTCAACAACAAGGTAGTACATCTAATCAAAGCCCGGGGATGTCGTCGATgccacaacaaccacaacaaaatTCTCCAAACATATCTGGTGGTTCCTCTCAGTCGccactttttaattatatgtttggacttTCTTCCCAGTTTCCTCAGACACAACCTATGGGAAGTCAGTTTGGAGGAttaccgcagcagcagcaacagcaacaacaacctATGTATGGTCAATTTGGGCCGTTCATGCAGCAGCAGCCGGTATATCCTCATTATGGAGGATCGACACAGCAGCCCGTTTATAATCAGCAGTACTACACTTCTCCGAATCAACAACAGCAGCAATCTCCTTTGATTTGCCCACAGCCTCGGCCATATTATCCTTCGCCACCAGCACCACAGTCTCATGAAGGTTTGAGTCGAAGCACGAATACTGAAGATTTTCTAAATGACACTTTTGATGAAgacaataataattag